Proteins from one Rosa chinensis cultivar Old Blush chromosome 7, RchiOBHm-V2, whole genome shotgun sequence genomic window:
- the LOC121050817 gene encoding uncharacterized protein LOC121050817, whose product MPVMIGGRPLVQRCGPEEEEEEEGGLLSSGWADRSRSGLLGSGATTAELLRRFGSFRRRDSESSPRRAASWWRRSNRGRRVPCRELFLSCVWIWVGLSTGCRFCLQLGMVEWRWQATARQWGDDDGGCRRGEWLSAVIGCCWGKRALGRAPVFGLCCCVVLIRVCSLVLVRVFSLVLVRVFSLVCLGLISPYSFELGLVSYSLELGIGVGVKPCKWCHSRGRGRFCSTLVYFCCRFADKRSFTRGLAPSDTMLKRTLSSSQLITRFYWNFRVYLFNVALEIGVWWLEFGGLMVSVTAVSWGFGSCPPNVSFVD is encoded by the coding sequence ATGCCGGTGATGATTGGTGGAAGGCCCTTAGTGCAGAGATGCGgtccagaggaggaggaggaggaggagggtggGCTCTTGAGTTCGGGTTGGGCGGATCGGTCTCGATCTGGCCTTCTGGGTTCAGGGGCGACGACGGCCGAGTTATTGCGGCGGTTTGGTTCTTTCCGGCGGAGGGACTCGGAGTCATCGCCTAGGCGGGCTGCATCATGGTGGCGGCGGTCAAATCGCGGCAGAAGGGTTCCCTGTAGGGAGCTGTTTCTATCGTGCGTTTGGATCTGGGTGGGATTGTCAACAGGATGTAGATTCTGTTTGCAACTTGGCATGGTGGAGTGGCGATGGCAGGCAACGGCGAGGCAGTGGGGTGATGACGATGGTGGTTGCCGGCGGGGGGAATGGTTGTCTGCGGTGATTGGGTGTTGTTGGGGAAAGAGGGCTCTGGGCCGGGCCCCTGTCTTTGGGCTTTGTTGTTGTGTGGTTTTAATTAGGGTTTgtagtttggttttggttagggtttttagtttggttttggtcagggtttttagtttggtttgtttaggtttaataagtccctactcttttgagctagggttggttTCCTACTCTCTTGAGCTAGGAATTGGTGTAGGTGTTAagccatgtaaatggtgtcattcccgaggacgaggacgattttgttcaactctggtttacttttgttgtcGATTTGCTGATAAGCGatcctttacacgtggtctAGCACCTTCGGACACGATGTTGAAGAGGACGCTGTCTTCTTCGCAGTTGATTACAAGGTTTTACTGGAATTTTCGGGTTTATCTGTTCAACGTAGCCTTGGAAATAGGCGTttggtggttagagtttggTGGCCTAATGGTCTCTGTAACCGCGgtttcttggggttttggttcatgtccCCCCAATGTAAGCTTTGTTGATTAA
- the LOC112178594 gene encoding (-)-isopiperitenol/(-)-carveol dehydrogenase, mitochondrial, whose protein sequence is MTEKRIPLQKLHGKVAIITGAASGIGAVTARHFADHGARVVVIADVQDAKGREVAASIGSHRCTYVHCDVTDEDQVKSLVDSTVELYGQLDVMYSNAGITAASVQTVMELDLSWFDKVMAVNARGMAACVKHAARAMVGKRVRGSIVCTASCVAEWGTESATDYTISKHAVLGLVRSASVQLAARGVRVNCVSPGAVGTPMVSELFKIGEEELKDFMAAVYSGSSDDGPLMEKHVADAVLFLASEESAFITGHNLVVDGGLGTKGINHTHKQLFSVVIMVMVESFLHQ, encoded by the exons ATGACTGAGAAGCGCATACCACTGCAGAAGCTCCACGGCAAGGTGGCCATCATCACCGGCGCCGCCAGCGGCATCGGTGCAGTCACGGCCCGACACTTCGCCGACCACGGAGCTCGCGTCGTCGTGATCGCCGACGTCCAAGACGCCAAGGGCCGAGAAGTCGCCGCATCCATCGGCTCCCACCGCTGCACCTACGTCCACTGCGACGTCACCGACGAGGACCAGGTCAAGTCGCTAGTCGACTCCACCGTCGAACTCTACGGCCAACTCGACGTGATGTACAGCAACGCGGGGATAACCGCCGCGTCGGTACAGACGGTGATGGAGCTGGACTTGTCATGGTTCGATAAGGTGATGGCGGTAAACGCCCGCGGGATGGCGGCGTGTGTGAAGCACGCGGCGCGTGCGATGGTGGGGAAGAGAGTCAGGGGCAGCATAGTGTGCACGGCGAGCTGCGTGGCGGAGTGGGGGACGGAGAGCGCGACGGACTACACGATCTCGAAGCACGCGGTGCTGGGGCTGGTGCGGTCGGCGAGCGTGCAGCTGGCGGCGCGTGGGGTGCGCGTGAACTGCGTGTCTCCGGGTGCGGTGGGGACGCCGATGGTGAGCGAGCTTTTTAAGATTGGGGAGGAAGAGCTGAAGGATTTTATGGCAGCGGTATATTCGGGAAGCAGCGATGATGGGCCGCTGATGGAGAAACACGTGGCGGATGCGGTGCTGTTTTTGGCGTCGGAGGAGTCGGCGTTCATCACCGGCCATAATTTGGTGGTTGATGGGGGACTTGGCACCAAGG GAATAAATCACACTCACAAGCAGTTGTTTTCAGTCGTGATTATGGTTATGGTCGAGAGTTTTCTCCACCAATAG